In Flavobacterium endoglycinae, one DNA window encodes the following:
- a CDS encoding SDR family oxidoreductase, with the protein MRKTIFITGASSGLGKAAAKVFQQNGWNVIATMRKPENETELTQLENVTVLKLDVTNSADIIQTIHNVLSKQPVDVVLNNAGYGLIGPLESFNEEQILNQFQTNLFGVINVTRAFLPNFRERKQGTFINITSTFGLLGYPTCSIYNASKFGVDGFSEGLAYELAPFGIKVKIVAPGGMQTDFAGRSLQGGLHEAYQDVTAKVSEGYSEEQIANYTKAETVAEIIYNAASDEKSQLRYIAGNDANELYNERLSLTPEQQFQKIRSQFLM; encoded by the coding sequence ATGAGAAAAACAATTTTTATTACAGGAGCATCATCAGGATTGGGAAAAGCAGCAGCCAAAGTATTTCAACAAAATGGCTGGAACGTTATTGCAACCATGCGTAAACCTGAAAATGAAACGGAATTAACACAACTAGAAAATGTTACCGTATTAAAATTAGATGTTACCAATTCTGCTGACATTATACAGACAATACATAATGTTTTATCCAAACAACCTGTAGATGTGGTTCTTAATAATGCCGGTTATGGACTTATTGGACCTTTGGAATCATTTAATGAAGAACAAATTCTGAATCAATTTCAAACTAATCTTTTTGGAGTTATCAATGTAACTAGAGCTTTTTTGCCGAATTTTAGAGAAAGAAAACAAGGCACTTTTATTAATATCACTTCAACTTTTGGGTTATTAGGATATCCGACTTGTTCGATTTACAACGCTTCAAAGTTTGGTGTAGACGGTTTTTCGGAAGGACTTGCTTATGAACTGGCTCCGTTTGGAATTAAAGTAAAAATAGTTGCTCCAGGCGGAATGCAAACTGATTTTGCCGGAAGATCACTTCAAGGAGGTTTGCATGAAGCGTATCAGGATGTAACAGCTAAAGTGAGTGAAGGCTACAGCGAAGAACAAATTGCTAATTATACCAAAGCCGAAACCGTTGCAGAAATTATTTATAATGCCGCTTCAGACGAAAAAAGCCAGCTTCGTTATATTGCTGGAAATGACGCCAACGAATTGTATAACGAACGTTTATCGCTGACTCCAGAGCAGCAGTTTCAAAAAATCCGTTCTCAGTTTTTAATGTAA
- a CDS encoding FAD-dependent oxidoreductase, whose product MWIICHECQGRGKKNRGLTKKAKESYQSAVAEFEKSGHTGIAPVRPKAHLHTCTTCSGTGLLPSDHYLPADYKNLPNVAIIGGGIGGTALAVACLHRGIPFTIYERDASFDARSQGYGLTLQQASKAIEGLGIFSLKDKVISTRHVVHTVEGKVIGEWGIRKWLQSDGENSPKRTNMHIARQSLRLALLEEFGGHNAVQWGHQLLDFKEDEQGVVLTFDINGVLKTAKADLVVGADGIRSSVRKLLIGDDVAPLRYLGCIVILGICPLSAIEGNNNPLLDKATVFQTANGNERIYVMPYKADSVMWQLSFPMDEDEAKALSAKGTQALKEEAIRRTKWHAPIPQLLEATQEAQISGYPVYDRELLTPAILKKGEKATLIGDAAHPMSPFKGQGANQALLDALSLARSITKGCKPSSEWRKHGIRERVLNEFEAEMLERSAVKVKDSAEAAKFLHSEIVLLESDEPRGRCLKRNN is encoded by the coding sequence ATGTGGATTATCTGCCATGAATGTCAGGGACGCGGAAAGAAAAACCGCGGACTAACTAAAAAAGCAAAAGAGAGTTATCAATCAGCCGTTGCCGAATTTGAAAAATCAGGACATACGGGAATCGCTCCTGTACGTCCCAAAGCACATCTTCATACTTGCACAACATGCTCTGGAACCGGATTATTACCTTCTGACCATTATCTTCCTGCCGATTATAAAAATCTTCCGAATGTTGCTATTATTGGAGGCGGTATTGGCGGAACTGCTTTGGCTGTCGCTTGCCTGCATCGTGGTATTCCTTTTACGATTTACGAACGCGATGCTAGTTTTGATGCCCGTTCTCAAGGGTATGGACTTACTCTACAGCAAGCCAGTAAAGCAATTGAAGGTTTGGGGATTTTTTCGCTGAAAGACAAAGTTATTTCAACACGACATGTAGTACATACGGTTGAAGGAAAAGTAATTGGCGAATGGGGAATCAGGAAATGGCTTCAATCAGATGGAGAAAATTCTCCTAAGCGCACCAATATGCATATTGCCCGTCAATCACTTCGTTTAGCACTTTTAGAAGAATTTGGCGGTCATAATGCTGTACAATGGGGACATCAGCTTTTGGATTTTAAAGAAGATGAACAAGGAGTCGTTTTAACTTTCGATATAAATGGAGTTCTAAAAACGGCCAAAGCGGATCTTGTTGTGGGAGCAGATGGTATTCGAAGTTCAGTGAGAAAATTGTTAATTGGAGATGATGTTGCGCCTCTTCGCTATCTGGGCTGTATTGTTATTTTAGGTATTTGTCCTTTAAGTGCGATTGAAGGCAATAATAATCCTTTGTTAGATAAAGCAACGGTATTTCAAACCGCCAATGGAAACGAAAGAATCTATGTAATGCCTTATAAAGCTGACTCTGTAATGTGGCAGCTCAGTTTTCCAATGGACGAAGATGAAGCCAAAGCATTAAGCGCAAAAGGAACTCAGGCATTAAAAGAAGAAGCTATTCGCAGAACAAAATGGCATGCGCCAATTCCGCAGCTTTTAGAAGCCACTCAGGAAGCACAGATTTCAGGTTATCCAGTTTACGATCGCGAACTGCTTACGCCAGCAATTCTAAAAAAGGGAGAAAAAGCAACTTTAATAGGCGATGCAGCACACCCAATGAGTCCGTTTAAAGGACAAGGAGCCAATCAGGCTTTATTAGATGCACTTTCTCTTGCCCGTTCTATCACTAAAGGATGCAAACCTTCATCAGAATGGAGAAAACATGGCATACGAGAAAGGGTTTTAAATGAATTTGAAGCTGAGATGCTGGAACGAAGCGCCGTAAAAGTGAAAGATTCAGCAGAAGCAGCAAAGTTTCTTCATTCTGAAATTGTACTTCTCGAAAGTGACGAACCAAGAGGAAGATGTCTTAAAAGAAATAACTAA
- a CDS encoding murein L,D-transpeptidase catalytic domain-containing protein, which produces MKMFFLVLFVSLTSFTTYNVMENEEILSELELVRLTDHVNEIKALTASDHKYNSKIAFLVDMKIKSGKNRFFVYDLKNNKILDQGLVAHGSGSETGIRGDELKFSNMPNSNCTSLGRYSVEKSYKGIFGKAFRLNGLDESNNNALKRAIVLHQYSAVPYGEQDYYITNSHGCPMVNEIFFKRLEKIIDSSNSKIMLYVYY; this is translated from the coding sequence ATGAAAATGTTTTTTTTGGTATTGTTTGTTTCTTTAACCTCTTTTACCACCTACAATGTAATGGAAAATGAAGAAATATTATCTGAACTTGAACTGGTAAGGCTTACTGACCACGTAAATGAAATTAAAGCACTTACTGCTTCAGACCACAAATACAACAGCAAGATTGCGTTTCTTGTAGATATGAAAATCAAATCAGGAAAGAATCGTTTTTTTGTATACGACCTTAAGAATAATAAAATCCTCGATCAAGGATTGGTAGCGCACGGAAGCGGTTCTGAAACAGGAATAAGAGGTGATGAATTAAAATTCAGCAATATGCCTAATTCAAACTGTACTTCATTAGGAAGATATTCTGTTGAGAAATCCTATAAAGGCATTTTCGGAAAAGCTTTTAGACTTAACGGTCTTGATGAATCAAACAATAATGCTTTAAAAAGAGCTATTGTATTACACCAATATTCGGCAGTTCCTTATGGAGAGCAGGATTATTATATTACAAACAGCCATGGCTGTCCAATGGTGAACGAGATATTTTTCAAAAGACTTGAGAAAATTATCGACAGTTCAAATTCAAAAATTATGCTTTATGTATATTATTAA
- a CDS encoding PPC domain-containing DNA-binding protein, with amino-acid sequence MKSAMKIGMLLFFFTTHFMHAQNDTQKCRYTKTSQGYLMVLREGDNVLASIENLVKEQQILSANFTGIGFAQEVTFGFYDFSQKKFHPKTFNKVEMGSLTGSIAWSDGKPSLHIHGVATDDKFDAYGGHILAMKVGTGSMEIYITLNNEKLERKIEQPLNANVLQLPCLNK; translated from the coding sequence ATGAAGTCTGCTATGAAGATAGGAATGTTGTTGTTTTTCTTTACAACACATTTTATGCACGCACAAAATGATACTCAAAAATGCCGCTATACCAAGACGTCACAAGGATATTTAATGGTTTTACGGGAAGGCGATAATGTTTTGGCTTCGATAGAAAACTTAGTAAAAGAACAGCAGATTCTTTCGGCAAACTTTACCGGAATTGGTTTTGCACAAGAAGTTACTTTCGGGTTTTATGATTTCAGTCAAAAGAAATTCCATCCCAAAACCTTCAATAAAGTTGAAATGGGAAGTCTTACTGGATCAATTGCATGGAGTGATGGAAAACCTTCTCTGCACATTCACGGAGTAGCCACAGATGATAAATTTGATGCTTATGGCGGACATATTCTGGCAATGAAAGTAGGAACAGGTTCTATGGAAATTTACATTACACTCAATAATGAAAAGTTAGAAAGAAAAATAGAACAACCGCTAAACGCTAATGTGTTACAGCTTCCATGCTTAAATAAATAA
- a CDS encoding alpha/beta hydrolase yields the protein MNASYITGGVPLQEAQKALIMLHGRGAGANDILSIARYLNVSDFALIAPQAEGRTWYPYSFLAPINENEPFLSNSLKTVSQVVASVEENGIKRENIYFLGFSQGACLTLEYTSRNADKYGGIIAFTGGLIGDQVYENHYTGDFKNTPIFVGTSDPDFHVPVERVNDSEELLKRMGAAVTKKIYPDMGHTISQDEIDIVNALIFGKE from the coding sequence ATGAATGCATCATATATAACAGGCGGAGTTCCTTTGCAAGAAGCCCAAAAAGCCTTAATCATGCTTCACGGAAGAGGTGCTGGAGCAAACGACATTCTTTCAATTGCCCGATATTTAAATGTTTCAGATTTTGCTTTGATTGCGCCACAGGCAGAAGGCAGAACTTGGTATCCGTATTCTTTCTTGGCACCAATTAATGAGAATGAACCTTTTTTATCGAATTCCCTTAAAACGGTTTCACAGGTTGTAGCTTCGGTTGAAGAAAACGGCATCAAAAGAGAAAATATTTATTTCTTAGGATTTTCGCAGGGAGCTTGCCTTACTTTAGAATATACCAGCAGAAATGCCGATAAATACGGAGGAATTATTGCTTTTACAGGTGGTTTAATTGGCGATCAAGTTTACGAAAACCATTACACAGGCGATTTCAAAAACACACCCATTTTTGTAGGCACTAGCGATCCCGATTTTCATGTTCCCGTTGAAAGAGTTAATGATTCTGAAGAACTTTTAAAAAGAATGGGTGCTGCGGTTACTAAAAAAATATATCCAGATATGGGACATACGATAAGCCAGGATGAAATAGATATTGTGAATGCTCTAATTTTCGGGAAAGAGTAA
- a CDS encoding GNAT family N-acetyltransferase produces MEEIKLELDEKKHGAFNLYVEGKKLGEMTISLKPDLLTVYHTGVEPEGEGKGYAKKLLEEMTSYARANKLMVLPLCPYVHAQFKRHPDEYQDIWKK; encoded by the coding sequence ATGGAAGAAATAAAATTAGAATTAGACGAAAAAAAACACGGAGCTTTCAATTTGTATGTTGAGGGTAAAAAACTAGGCGAAATGACCATAAGCCTAAAACCTGATTTACTTACAGTTTACCACACAGGAGTAGAACCAGAAGGCGAAGGGAAAGGCTATGCGAAAAAGCTTCTGGAAGAAATGACCTCGTATGCTCGTGCCAACAAATTGATGGTTTTGCCGCTGTGTCCCTATGTTCATGCGCAATTCAAAAGACATCCCGATGAATATCAGGATATTTGGAAAAAATAA
- a CDS encoding ring-cleaving dioxygenase encodes MENKILGLHHITAIAGDAKRNFDFYSKILGLRFIKKTVNFDDPGTYHFYFGDEVGSAGTILTFFPWGEGIQQGRKGSGMATEIGYSVPKGSLDFWQQRFEKYNVIYNKPAEKFGEKYLTFLDPDGLKLELIESKTEDSRKGWETDEVKADAATKGFHNITLTLNDIKPTAAVLTEIFGYKLIAQEVNRYRYATDAIENAAIVDLVELADERKGLVANGSVHHVAFRVQNDEILMHFREKVEEYGLSITPQIDRQYFHSLYFREPGGVLFEIATDNPGFTVDERLEELGQNLKLPAQYEPHRAEIEAHLVKIN; translated from the coding sequence ATGGAAAATAAAATCTTAGGCTTACACCATATTACTGCCATTGCAGGCGATGCCAAACGTAATTTTGACTTTTATTCAAAAATATTAGGATTGCGATTCATTAAAAAAACAGTGAATTTTGATGATCCTGGAACATATCATTTTTATTTTGGCGATGAAGTGGGAAGTGCCGGTACAATTTTAACTTTTTTCCCTTGGGGAGAAGGAATACAACAAGGCAGAAAAGGATCAGGAATGGCGACAGAAATAGGCTATTCTGTTCCAAAAGGTAGTTTGGATTTCTGGCAGCAGCGTTTTGAAAAATACAATGTTATCTATAACAAACCAGCCGAAAAGTTTGGAGAAAAATACCTTACTTTCTTAGATCCTGACGGATTAAAACTAGAATTAATTGAATCTAAAACAGAAGACAGCAGAAAAGGCTGGGAAACCGATGAAGTAAAAGCAGACGCCGCTACAAAAGGATTTCACAACATCACACTGACTTTAAACGATATAAAACCAACAGCAGCAGTTTTAACGGAAATATTTGGTTACAAATTAATCGCTCAAGAAGTAAACCGTTACCGCTATGCTACTGATGCCATAGAAAATGCGGCAATTGTAGATTTAGTAGAATTGGCTGATGAAAGAAAAGGTTTAGTAGCCAATGGTTCTGTTCATCACGTAGCTTTCCGTGTACAAAACGATGAAATATTAATGCACTTTCGTGAAAAAGTTGAAGAATACGGATTATCAATTACACCACAAATTGACAGACAGTATTTCCATTCTTTATATTTTAGAGAACCAGGTGGAGTTTTATTCGAAATAGCTACCGATAATCCTGGATTTACTGTAGATGAACGCTTGGAAGAATTAGGACAAAATTTGAAACTGCCAGCTCAATATGAGCCACATAGAGCAGAAATTGAAGCCCATTTGGTAAAAATTAATTAA
- a CDS encoding response regulator, translating into MKKIILLADDDRDDTEMFCEALGEIDENIKCHCAENGSEALQILNTLDEAPSVIFLDLNMPIMNGWDCLKELKSDKRYKDVPVIMISTSSHKNDMDTASKLGAICYFVKPNNFKDLKQVLHSITSNLESSLKDTILSLHSGGSRHVFYLG; encoded by the coding sequence ATGAAAAAGATAATTTTACTTGCTGATGATGATAGAGATGACACAGAGATGTTTTGTGAAGCATTGGGTGAAATAGATGAAAACATTAAATGTCATTGTGCCGAAAATGGCAGTGAAGCACTGCAAATATTAAACACTCTTGATGAAGCTCCAAGTGTTATCTTTCTGGATTTAAATATGCCCATTATGAATGGCTGGGATTGTTTGAAAGAATTAAAATCGGATAAACGATATAAAGATGTGCCTGTTATAATGATTTCGACTTCTTCCCATAAAAACGATATGGACACAGCATCAAAACTCGGTGCAATCTGCTATTTCGTAAAACCCAATAACTTTAAAGATTTAAAACAAGTACTGCATTCTATAACCTCAAATCTTGAAAGCAGTTTAAAAGACACGATTCTCAGCCTTCATTCAGGTGGTTCACGCCACGTATTTTATTTAGGATAA
- a CDS encoding PAS domain S-box protein, which produces MELVNNPDLFKAIFNAAPNGIAVLKSLYNDKGQIEDFSILKFNSRLLEWINVSDYREKRLSEVFSKAVDNGILKNSIDTAVTGITADFEQCYEENNQIKWFRITIVKEDELLILNVEDITEKKQADSALNEALIAAEKQKRFYESIINTTPDLVYVFDLDYTFSYANKALLTMWGKSAEDSIGRGLRENGYEEWHALMHEREIDTVVAEKRSIRGTVSFPHAELGSRIYDYIFVPVLNEKGEVEAVAGTTRDITEIKQAEEKLQQSETRFRNMIEQSPIAMLLSRGEDVVVEIINKPMLEFMNKKGLEDAVGKKMLEALPELQDQPALETVINVQKTGIPFRGDEQPVDLIINGNLERRYFNFSYDYIQDDGDTGAVLHMAIDATEQVLARRKLEDSESRLKSMIEQTPAPTLVLKGDDLVIEQVNKHMLEMIGRGPEIIGRPLIEVLPELEGQYVWEQVQNVYNQGIPFDQSEVLVPHNRTGEIKDYYYNLAYRPLIEDGQITGMIQVAVDVTQQVLAREKMQESESRFRALVNASSDEVYRMDADWRIMYSLEGDDFSLDSQKPILNWLDKYAHPNDREKAIHLIAKSIKEKSIFELEHRIINENGSTGWIFSRVVPILDDQGTIIEWFGAASDITSEKELHEVIRESEEKFRQLADLVPQIIWTGNPDGFIDYYNRRWYEYTGFDESEYGDSSWVPRLHPDDVPFVTQTWYKSVENGTPYQLEFRLKNAYTGEYRWFLSKAVPIRDKEGTITKWFGTCTDIHEQKSITEKLEILVTDRTKELQRSNEDLQQFAHVASHDLKEPVRKIKTFVGRLEDHLQGQLDESSAKYIDRIHVAADRMFNMIDGVLAYSKINADSQKTTLVDLNETIKNIETDLEISLQKTNGKIYYHDLPVLEGASVLLYQLFYNLINNSIKFAKEGIPPEITISSTTVNQHDRKTAVITLEDNGIGFEHDQTRRIFETFTRLNSKDRYEGTGLGLSLCKKITERHGGNIMASGIPNEGAKFIITLPFEQKENDI; this is translated from the coding sequence ATGGAGTTAGTAAATAATCCTGATCTTTTTAAAGCCATATTTAATGCTGCGCCAAATGGTATTGCAGTTCTTAAGTCATTGTATAATGACAAAGGGCAGATAGAAGATTTTTCAATATTAAAGTTCAATTCGCGATTGCTTGAATGGATTAATGTTTCAGACTACAGAGAGAAACGTTTAAGCGAAGTGTTTTCTAAAGCTGTTGATAACGGAATTCTTAAAAATAGTATTGATACAGCCGTAACTGGAATTACTGCTGATTTCGAGCAATGTTATGAAGAAAATAATCAGATAAAGTGGTTTCGGATTACAATTGTAAAAGAAGACGAACTGCTGATTTTGAATGTAGAAGATATAACCGAAAAAAAGCAGGCAGATTCAGCCCTAAATGAGGCACTTATTGCAGCCGAAAAACAAAAACGATTTTACGAGTCTATCATCAATACTACACCAGATTTGGTCTATGTTTTTGATCTTGATTATACTTTTTCATATGCCAATAAGGCTTTGTTGACAATGTGGGGAAAATCTGCCGAAGATTCTATCGGACGCGGCTTACGTGAAAATGGTTATGAAGAATGGCATGCTCTTATGCACGAAAGAGAAATTGATACCGTTGTAGCTGAAAAAAGATCGATTAGAGGTACAGTTTCTTTTCCGCATGCCGAATTAGGAAGCCGAATCTACGATTATATTTTCGTTCCCGTTTTAAACGAAAAAGGAGAAGTAGAAGCCGTTGCAGGAACTACCAGAGATATTACCGAAATCAAACAAGCCGAAGAAAAATTGCAGCAGAGCGAAACCCGTTTTCGAAATATGATTGAACAATCCCCAATAGCAATGCTTCTTTCCAGAGGAGAAGATGTAGTAGTGGAGATTATCAATAAACCAATGCTGGAATTCATGAACAAAAAAGGGTTAGAAGATGCCGTTGGAAAAAAAATGCTCGAAGCACTTCCAGAATTGCAGGATCAGCCGGCATTGGAAACTGTTATAAATGTTCAAAAAACAGGTATTCCTTTTAGAGGCGATGAACAGCCTGTTGATTTAATTATAAATGGTAATCTCGAGCGTCGTTATTTTAATTTTTCATACGATTACATTCAAGATGATGGCGATACAGGCGCCGTTCTTCATATGGCAATTGATGCAACTGAACAAGTTTTAGCCAGAAGAAAACTCGAAGATAGTGAAAGCCGATTAAAATCGATGATTGAACAGACTCCAGCGCCAACATTAGTTCTTAAAGGTGACGATTTGGTTATTGAGCAGGTTAATAAACACATGCTTGAAATGATTGGCAGAGGACCTGAAATTATTGGTAGGCCGCTAATCGAAGTGCTGCCGGAACTCGAAGGGCAATATGTTTGGGAACAGGTTCAAAATGTCTACAACCAAGGAATTCCTTTTGACCAAAGCGAAGTTTTGGTACCTCATAACCGTACAGGTGAAATAAAAGACTATTATTACAATCTTGCCTATCGTCCGTTGATTGAAGACGGACAAATTACAGGAATGATTCAAGTAGCGGTTGATGTGACACAGCAGGTCTTGGCTAGAGAAAAAATGCAAGAAAGTGAAAGCCGTTTTCGAGCTTTAGTAAACGCTTCATCTGATGAAGTATACCGTATGGATGCAGATTGGAGAATTATGTACAGTCTCGAAGGAGATGATTTTTCTTTAGATTCGCAAAAACCTATACTCAATTGGCTTGACAAATATGCTCATCCTAATGATCGTGAAAAAGCCATACATCTTATTGCCAAATCCATAAAAGAGAAAAGTATATTTGAACTAGAACATCGTATAATAAACGAGAATGGTTCAACTGGATGGATTTTTTCGAGAGTTGTTCCTATACTCGACGATCAAGGTACTATTATTGAATGGTTTGGTGCGGCAAGTGATATCACCTCAGAAAAAGAACTTCATGAAGTTATCAGAGAAAGTGAAGAAAAGTTCCGACAGCTTGCAGATCTTGTACCTCAGATTATCTGGACCGGAAATCCAGATGGTTTTATAGATTATTATAACAGACGCTGGTATGAATACACCGGTTTTGACGAAAGTGAATATGGCGATTCAAGCTGGGTTCCAAGACTGCACCCAGATGATGTCCCATTTGTCACTCAAACTTGGTATAAAAGCGTCGAAAACGGAACTCCGTATCAGCTTGAATTTCGCTTAAAAAACGCTTATACAGGAGAATATCGTTGGTTTTTAAGTAAAGCAGTTCCTATTAGAGATAAAGAAGGTACTATAACCAAATGGTTTGGAACCTGCACGGATATACACGAACAGAAATCTATTACCGAAAAACTGGAAATCTTGGTAACAGATCGTACTAAAGAATTACAGCGTTCTAATGAAGATTTACAGCAATTTGCGCATGTGGCTTCTCACGATTTAAAAGAACCAGTTCGCAAAATAAAGACATTTGTTGGCCGTCTCGAAGATCATCTTCAAGGGCAGTTAGACGAATCTTCAGCAAAGTATATTGACAGAATTCATGTAGCTGCAGATCGTATGTTTAATATGATCGACGGAGTATTGGCGTATTCTAAAATAAATGCCGATTCTCAGAAAACGACTTTAGTAGATTTAAATGAAACCATTAAAAATATCGAAACTGATTTAGAGATTTCCCTGCAGAAAACTAACGGAAAAATCTATTATCATGATCTTCCAGTGCTGGAAGGTGCTTCAGTTTTACTGTATCAGCTTTTTTATAATCTGATAAACAATTCCATCAAATTTGCCAAAGAAGGAATTCCGCCAGAAATAACCATATCTTCAACAACAGTTAACCAGCACGACAGAAAAACAGCTGTGATCACTTTAGAAGATAATGGAATTGGCTTTGAACACGATCAAACCCGACGTATTTTTGAAACTTTTACACGCCTTAATTCAAAAGACCGTTATGAAGGAACAGGATTAGGATTGTCGCTTTGTAAAAAAATAACAGAACGCCATGGCGGAAACATTATGGCATCGGGAATTCCTAATGAAGGAGCTAAATTTATTATAACACTCCCTTTTGAGCAAAAGGAAAATGACATTTAA
- a CDS encoding diacylglycerol/lipid kinase family protein has translation MTYIHFIINPISGSGKHNLTPELIQEHFPADLYTVKTDYTTRKKHAVELTAAAVQNNPDYIVACGGDGTINEVASCLIGTSIILGILPVGSGNGLASNLNIPRDFKKAINIIKKGQTTLIDAGKINGSYFFSNTGIGIDAMIIKKYENSGRRTLISYIKSALISSFEFKSESSIISFEGQTIPTNPFMVFISNSNEMGYNMSLTPKASLHDGLLDLVIIPELSFVEKLVLGYYVLRNSVQKFKKAKHFLVTDIHIEIPSKIFTDAQIDGEHYKLKSNKIDVSILPHSLKVVV, from the coding sequence ATGACTTACATTCATTTTATAATTAATCCTATTTCAGGAAGCGGAAAACACAATTTAACTCCAGAACTCATTCAAGAACATTTTCCTGCTGATCTCTATACCGTAAAAACCGATTATACCACACGTAAAAAACATGCTGTAGAACTTACTGCGGCGGCAGTACAAAATAATCCAGATTATATAGTGGCGTGCGGCGGCGATGGTACTATTAATGAAGTGGCTTCATGTTTAATTGGGACATCCATTATACTGGGTATACTTCCAGTGGGTTCAGGAAATGGACTGGCCTCGAATCTAAATATTCCTCGTGATTTTAAAAAAGCGATTAACATTATCAAAAAGGGACAGACAACATTAATTGATGCTGGAAAAATAAATGGAAGTTATTTTTTTAGCAACACCGGAATTGGTATTGATGCCATGATTATAAAAAAATATGAAAATTCAGGACGCAGGACATTAATTTCATACATAAAATCTGCCTTGATTTCTAGTTTTGAATTTAAGTCTGAGTCTTCCATTATTTCTTTTGAAGGACAAACGATACCTACAAATCCTTTCATGGTTTTTATATCCAATTCAAATGAAATGGGATATAATATGAGTCTGACTCCAAAAGCTTCTTTACATGACGGATTACTTGATCTCGTTATTATACCAGAATTATCATTTGTAGAAAAGTTAGTTTTAGGATATTATGTGCTTCGAAATTCAGTTCAAAAATTCAAAAAAGCAAAGCATTTTCTAGTTACTGATATTCATATTGAAATACCTTCAAAAATATTTACAGATGCCCAGATAGATGGTGAACATTATAAACTTAAATCAAATAAAATAGATGTTTCTATACTTCCTCATTCATTAAAAGTAGTGGTTTAA